The segment CGCTTCGGGCACCTTCGAATCGGGGCCGCGCCTTGCGATGTTTCTCCTGTTGCCGCTCGCATTTTCGATCACGTTCTTTTTTCGCGATACGCTTGGACGACGCGCGTTATGGGCGCTCGTGCTCATCGCCGTCGCCCTTGGGCTTTTCGTCAGCTTCACGCGCATCGCCGTCGTGCTTGGCGTGGGCTACATCGGGCTTTATTACTTCTTCGAACGCAACAAGGCGCTCGTGTGGCGAATGGCGCTGACCGTCGGCCTCGTCGCGGCGATCATCGGCATCATTCTTCAGTTCATCCTTCCGGAGACCATATCGGAAGCGATGGGAGCGCGCTTCACGCAGGAGGGCGATCAGGTTTATCTCGACCGTTTCTACTTTCTGTACAACGCGCTGATGGCTTTTCTGGAAAAGCCGATTCTCGGCTGGGGCATCAAGACCTACACGCTGCACTCGTGGGATTTCATGCAGCGATTCCCGGTGCCGTGGCGCGAATATTCGTGGGACGCCGCGTCGCTTGCGATGCCCGACAACGTGCCGGTGCACAACGATTACGGCCGCATGCTCGCGGAGACGGGCATTTTGTCGCTGGCGGCTTTCATCGCCGTTTACGTCATCACATTTCGCAACTACCGATTCGTCATCCGCCATACGCGCAACGAATTCGACGCCGCGATCGCGGTCGGTCTGACTCTCTTTCTGGCGGCCATGTGCGCGTACTGGTTTTTTCACGAATACATCATGGAGGAGCCGTTTGTTTCGGTCTTGCCGTTTGCGTTCTCCATCGTGCTCAAGCGCCTGACGGAACAAGACATGGCGGCGGCTGACACGACATGACGCCCTCGTTGCGGGTTCTGTTTCTCGGCAACTGGCCGCTTGCGTCGGCGGGCGACGATTCGGGTTTCGCGTTCTTCGCGCATTTTCAAAGGCCGCCGCGCGTCACGTTGATGGGCACCTACCGGCTTGGTCCCATCACGCGGCTTGAAAAGACGTGGCTTCGTTTTTATCTGGTCGCGCCCCTTGTCGCTTTTATTCGATCGTTTCGGCACGACCTTGTCGTCGCGTATTCGTCGCAAGTCGGCCTGCCGCTTTCGCTGTTGTTTCACCTTTTTCGCCGTCGCACGAAGCTTGTTGTTTTCGATGTCGAGTCGTTTGGCCGCGTCGAGGGCGGCTCGCGGCTTCGTTTGGTCCGATACGCGGCGGCGCGCATCGACCGTATCGTGCACGCGAGCGCGCGGCAGCGCGAATATTACGAACGCGTGTTTCCGGAGATCGGGGAACGCTTGCGATTCATTCCGATCGGTATCGGACCGTATCGGACAACACGGCCGGCGGGCGCGCCCGCGAGCGGGCCGATTCTCGCGCCGGGGCACCACGGGCGGGCGTTTCGCGACTGGGCGATGCTGTTGCGCGCGTTCGCACCGATTTCCGGCCGCGCGCGATTGCTCATCGTCGGCCGGGAACGTCTGCGGGAAATCGATCGCGACGGCGTACCCATTCCGGAAAACGTCGAGTTTCGCCCTTTCGTCCCGGCGGACGATCTCGGGCGCCTGGTCGAGGACGCGCCGTTTGTCGTGTTGCCGCTTCCGGAGCGCCGGCAGTCGCTCGGGCAGCTCTCGGCGCTCTTTTGCATGTCGATGGGGCGGGCCGTGATCGCCACGCGCGTCATGGGCGTGGAGGATTATATCGAAGACGGCGTAAGCGGCCTTCTCGTGCCGCCCGGGGACGACGCCGCGCTTGCGCGCGCGATGCGGCGGCTGCTCGACGATCCGGACGAGGCGTCGCGTTTCGGGGTGGAGGCGCGGCGACGCATCGATACGCGTTTCAACGATCGAGCGATGGGGCGGGCGTGGGAAGTGATGATTGATGAGTTAATGGGCGCCGTGCCCGCGTCCGGCGGTCAGCCGACGGGAATACCACAGGCATCGGTGACACACGCCTCGAGGCCGCCGCAATCGCCGGAAAGCTCGTAGTCGTCGACGCAATCTCCGACGCAGGCGACATTACCGGGCTCGTCGTCGCATCCGGCCTTGCATTGCGCCGTGGACAGCGGCACGCCGGTTACATCATCCGGGACCGCCAGACCGCACGCGGACAGCGCGTCGCACGCGTTTTTGCAGCGTATCTCGGGTGTCGCGCCGTCGTCCGTTTCGCCGTCGAAGGCGTCGTCGTCACCGCAGGTATAAGTCGGGGCGAGCGCGCCCAGCGCCGCGAGGCAAACAAGCGCAATAACCAATCGGGATGCGAGCGTCATGCGCCCATCATAGGCGGCGCCGCGCGATGCCGGAAGCATGCCGGGGGACTTGGCGCAATGCGCGCATCTGTTAGGATGCCGCGCTCGGAAGCCATGAAGACGCAACGCCCACGATCCATCCGTTTGCCCGTTCTTGCCGTCGTCATTGCCGTTTCGATTCTCGCGGGCGGATGCTCGAAATTCGAAACCGACGCGCGGCCCAAGGTCGCGCTGATCGGACTCGACGGCGCGGATTGGGACGTCATCGACGAGCTTATCGCGGCGGGCCGCCTTCCGACCATCAAGCGCCTCATGGACGGCGGCGTACGGGCGAATCTGGAGACGATCGAGCCGATCCTTTCGCCGATCGTCTGGACGTCGATCGTCACGGGTGTGACGCCCGAGCGTCACGGCATCACGTGGTTCATGGTGCGCGATCCGAAGACGGGTAACCCGATGCCGATCACGAGCGCCAAGCGCGACGTGCCCGCGCTGTGGAATATCGCCTCGCGCCTGGGACGGAGCGTCGGCTTCGTGGGCTGGTGGGCGAGTTGGCCCGCGGAGACGGTGAACGGCTTTGTCGTAACCGATCAGGTCGCGTGGCACGGATTCGGCCTCGGGTTGAACAAGGACGCCGCGTCCACCTCGCGCACCTACCCGGAGTCCATCGCCTTCGAGATCGAAAGCGACATCGTCAATCCGCTGCTTCAGCCGAAGTCGATGCTTGATCCGTTCATGAAGATTTCGGATCTGGAATACGCGGCGAGCGCGAACCGCGCCTTCGATTTTCAGAATCCGCTGCATCACTTCATGCACATGCTGGCGACGCTGCGTTCGTATGAGGCGATCGGCGAAAAATTGTACGAGAAATACCAGCCGGATCTTTTCGGCATCTATTTCGAATCGATCGACACCACCGGGCATCTGTACATGAAGTACCGCGCCCCGCGAATGGAGGGCATTTCCGGCGAGCTGTTCGATAAATACAACGACACGCTGAACGCGGTTTACGAGCGCAACGACAAGGCGCTCGCGCGCCTTCTCGACAAGCTCGATCCGAACACGATCGTCATCGTCTGTTCGGACCACGGATTCAAGAGCCGCGAGGACCGCCTGGCCGAGGCCGAAAACACGAAGGTATCGACCGCGCACAAGTGGCACGAAATCGAGGGTGTCGTTCTCATGAGTGGGCCGGGGGTCAGGCAGGGCGTGCGTTTATCGGAGACGCCGTCGATTCTGGATATCACGCCGACCGTTCTTTACGCGCTCGATCTTCCGGTCGCCGAGGATTTCGACGGCAAACCGATTCTCGCGGCGTTCGAGGAGAAATTCGTCGCCAAACGCCCCGTCACAAAACTTCCGACGTACGACACCGGCGAGATCCGCGCGGATGCTCCGGCGATCGCTCCGGAGCTATCCCGCGAGATGGAGGAAAAGCTCAAGAGCCTCGGCTACATCGGCGGCGAGGAAACCGCGGCGGAACGCGCGACGGAATTCGATTCCATCGAGACGCACATGAACCGCCTGGACATGTTCCGCAAGAAGGGCGACCGCGACGGCATGATGCGCGAGGCGCGCGCGATGGTCGGCATGGATCCGGGCGATCCCCGCGCGCACGCCGCGCTCGGCGACGCGTACGCGACCGGGGGCGACACAAAAAAGGCGCTCGAGTCGATCTCGACGGCGGAAACGCTCGTGGAGAAGTACATGAAAGATCCGCCGGTCGACGCGCACGGCCGGCCGAAGTACCCGGTGGCCGACGATCATCTGAAAAGTGTCCTCGCCAGCACGCGCGGGGTGCTGCATCTGAACGAGAAACAATATGACGCCGCGCTCGCGGAGCTGACGCGCTCGCGCGAGCTTGACGACGACAACGTCATGGCCTGGTACAACATGGCGCTCGCTTACGACAGGATGGGAAAGATCGACAAGGCGTTCGAGTTCTATCACGAAAGTGCCAAACGATTTCCTGATCACGCGTACACGCTGAACAATCTCGGCAACATGCACTTCAAGCGCGGCGAAACCGAAAAGGCGATTGAGTACTACGAACGCACGGCAAAGGCGGATCCCAAACATCACGAATGCCATCACAACCGGGGCGTGGCGCTGGAGAAGCTCGGCCGCGTGGAAGAGGCGGAAGCGAGCTTTCGGGCGTCGCTCGAACGCAATCCGGATTTCGTGCCGGCGCTGGCGCGTCTTGGGGTGGCTCTGATCCGGCGCGAACGCAACGACGAAGCGCTCGAGATCTTTGAAAAACTCGCGGTGCTTTCGCCGGACGACCCGCGCGTTTTGTTGCAGCTTACGGAACTTCATTACGCGGTCGGCCACGCGGACCGGGCGCATGAGCTCTACGCGCGGCTGAACACGAAATCGCCGAAGGCCGCGGAGGCTTTTCGCGGCAAACACCCGGAATTCGACCCGAAATAACGGCGAATACGCGTGCGTCCGCGCCGGTTTGGCCCCCCGGTGACATTGACAAAACCCCGCCGAATCCGAATCATTCGGAGCGCTTCCGAACCGTTCATCCGATCCCGCAAACCGCTTGACCCGCGCGAGGAAAGACGTGCCGAAGAAATATGTATTTCGATTCGATTCGGGGGGCGCCGACGGCTCCGCGAAGATGAAAGAGCTGCTCGGCGGCAAGGGGGCGAACCTCGCGGAGATGTCGAACCTGGGCA is part of the bacterium genome and harbors:
- a CDS encoding alkaline phosphatase family protein, translated to MPVLAVVIAVSILAGGCSKFETDARPKVALIGLDGADWDVIDELIAAGRLPTIKRLMDGGVRANLETIEPILSPIVWTSIVTGVTPERHGITWFMVRDPKTGNPMPITSAKRDVPALWNIASRLGRSVGFVGWWASWPAETVNGFVVTDQVAWHGFGLGLNKDAASTSRTYPESIAFEIESDIVNPLLQPKSMLDPFMKISDLEYAASANRAFDFQNPLHHFMHMLATLRSYEAIGEKLYEKYQPDLFGIYFESIDTTGHLYMKYRAPRMEGISGELFDKYNDTLNAVYERNDKALARLLDKLDPNTIVIVCSDHGFKSREDRLAEAENTKVSTAHKWHEIEGVVLMSGPGVRQGVRLSETPSILDITPTVLYALDLPVAEDFDGKPILAAFEEKFVAKRPVTKLPTYDTGEIRADAPAIAPELSREMEEKLKSLGYIGGEETAAERATEFDSIETHMNRLDMFRKKGDRDGMMREARAMVGMDPGDPRAHAALGDAYATGGDTKKALESISTAETLVEKYMKDPPVDAHGRPKYPVADDHLKSVLASTRGVLHLNEKQYDAALAELTRSRELDDDNVMAWYNMALAYDRMGKIDKAFEFYHESAKRFPDHAYTLNNLGNMHFKRGETEKAIEYYERTAKADPKHHECHHNRGVALEKLGRVEEAEASFRASLERNPDFVPALARLGVALIRRERNDEALEIFEKLAVLSPDDPRVLLQLTELHYAVGHADRAHELYARLNTKSPKAAEAFRGKHPEFDPK
- a CDS encoding O-antigen ligase family protein, whose product is MIEESRLRLTRFERLVRRAARDVEEAAASIPRRYWELATMFIFAIVLAALALKSFILAFALIVAMLAALILVRRPTLLVYVLIAIIPISWVNLLGRRLRVITFMTAIGFAFFMSREIIRRKPARVEPLYVAIAAYVAICLLSLVNSVDVRFSLTGMKYYIISLVFGLTLIIAVRDRRQLAMCVAILIGWGVVQSLLAVAQSVISPAFFPAYHFDVFGMDIVTSYAVAGIRRASGTFESGPRLAMFLLLPLAFSITFFFRDTLGRRALWALVLIAVALGLFVSFTRIAVVLGVGYIGLYYFFERNKALVWRMALTVGLVAAIIGIILQFILPETISEAMGARFTQEGDQVYLDRFYFLYNALMAFLEKPILGWGIKTYTLHSWDFMQRFPVPWREYSWDAASLAMPDNVPVHNDYGRMLAETGILSLAAFIAVYVITFRNYRFVIRHTRNEFDAAIAVGLTLFLAAMCAYWFFHEYIMEEPFVSVLPFAFSIVLKRLTEQDMAAADTT
- a CDS encoding glycosyltransferase family 4 protein is translated as MTPSLRVLFLGNWPLASAGDDSGFAFFAHFQRPPRVTLMGTYRLGPITRLEKTWLRFYLVAPLVAFIRSFRHDLVVAYSSQVGLPLSLLFHLFRRRTKLVVFDVESFGRVEGGSRLRLVRYAAARIDRIVHASARQREYYERVFPEIGERLRFIPIGIGPYRTTRPAGAPASGPILAPGHHGRAFRDWAMLLRAFAPISGRARLLIVGRERLREIDRDGVPIPENVEFRPFVPADDLGRLVEDAPFVVLPLPERRQSLGQLSALFCMSMGRAVIATRVMGVEDYIEDGVSGLLVPPGDDAALARAMRRLLDDPDEASRFGVEARRRIDTRFNDRAMGRAWEVMIDELMGAVPASGGQPTGIPQASVTHASRPPQSPESS